In Malania oleifera isolate guangnan ecotype guangnan chromosome 8, ASM2987363v1, whole genome shotgun sequence, a single window of DNA contains:
- the LOC131162579 gene encoding protein neprosin-like: protein MANAYLRFLLVAFAIILNNSCVQGGRNLARKGTIKTIQSKDGDIIDCVDIYKQPAFDHPLLKNHKIQVFSSPQRFIPSQWNQEKQESVVRQTWHESGECPEGTIPIRRSTTSTPVRRSTSSLASTPFPYSIQPNFSFRGEPYEVDPKRYGDKKTRLFIYWTTTSYRQGCFDLECPGFVQLSSKYALGSDIYPLSSYDGPQYDTTVHIEQDLQTGSWHLFFQGSALGYWPGSLVPAMKNGAAGVQWGGQVTNLRSGDRHTTTQMGSGHFARAGFQKASFVRLLQVIIDGEARDPENIDTQVSNVFCYDLHVAIRDSDYGFHFFYGGPGLQSHCNNNFRIDSLHSQLDLDDRIVIPRSI, encoded by the exons ATGGCAAATGCTTATCTTAGATTTCTCTTGGTAGCATTTGCTATCATCCTGAACAATAGTTGTGTCCAAGGAGGAAGGAATTTAGCCAGAAAAGGGACAATCAAAACCATCCAG AGCAAGGATGGTGATATTATCGATTGTGTTGATATCTACAAACAACCTGCTTTCGATCATCCACTATTAAAGAATCATAAAATACAggttttttcttccccccaac GTTTCATTCCAAGTCAATGGAACCAAGAAAAGCAAGAGAGTGTGGTTAGGCAAACTTGGCATGAGAGTGGTGAGTGCCCAGAAGGAACAATCCCCATTAGAAGATCAACAACATCAACTCCAGTTAGAAGATCAACATCATCATTAGCGTCAACTCCATTTCCATATTCCATTCAACCCAATTTCAGCTTCAGAGGTGAACCATATGAG GTTGATCCCAAGAGGTATGGTGATAAGAAAACAAGGTTATTCATATATTGGACG ACAACTAGTTATCGACAAGGCTGCTTTGATCTTGAGTGCCCTGGTTTTGTGCAATTATCTTCAAAATATGCTCTGGGATCAGACATATATCCTCTATCCTCTTATGATGGACCCCAATATGATACAACCGTTCATATTGAACAG GATTTACAAACGGGGTCTTGGCACCTTTTTTTCCAAGGCTCTGCATTGGGATACTGGCCGGGGAGCCTTGTGCCGGCAATGAAAAATGGAGCTGCGGGCGTGCAATGGGGAGGGCAGGTGACGAACTTGAGATCAGGAGACCGTCACACTACGACTCAAATGGGAAGTGGGCATTTCGCGCGAGCAGGCTTCCAGAAAGCGAGCTTCGTGAGACTACTGCAAGTAATTATCGATGGAGAGGCCAGAGATCCGGAGAACATCGACACACAGGTGTCGAATGTCTTCTGCTATGATTTGCATGTTGCAATCAGAGATTCCGACTACggatttcatttcttttacggAGGTCCTGG ACTGCAGTCTCATTGCAACAACAACTTCAGGATTGATAGCTTGCACAGTCAGCTTGATCTAGATGATCGGATAGTGATTCCTCGTTCGATTTAG